One part of the Opitutaceae bacterium TAV5 genome encodes these proteins:
- a CDS encoding LysR family transcriptional regulator: MQQIIDSKKLLAFHTLCRVLSFTVTARELHLTQSAISHAIAGLERDLGVTLFNRLGRTVTITEAGGQLLVHAEAIIEEMGKTRESMAALKKAKSD; this comes from the coding sequence ATGCAGCAGATTATCGATAGCAAAAAGCTCCTCGCCTTCCACACTCTCTGCCGGGTTCTCAGTTTTACGGTAACCGCCAGAGAACTTCATCTCACGCAATCGGCCATCAGCCACGCGATCGCCGGGCTCGAAAGGGATCTCGGAGTAACGTTGTTCAATCGCCTTGGCCGGACCGTCACGATCACGGAGGCCGGAGGCCAGCTTCTGGTCCACGCGGAGGCAATTATCGAAGAGATGGGCAAAACCAGGGAAAGCATGGCTGCCTTGAAAAAGGCCAAGTCGGACTAA